A single region of the Gracilibacillus caseinilyticus genome encodes:
- a CDS encoding cation diffusion facilitator family transporter, with product MDPYLKYKEGEKGAWLSIITYFLLAISKLVVASIGDSSALRADGLNNATDVIASVAVLVGLKISRKPPDDDHHYGHFRAEMIASLIASFIMITIGLQVLIDTVRSIIAQDFSQPDMLTAWTALGAAIVMLFVYRYNLRLGKKINSSALQAAAQDNKSDALVSIGAFVGIIGAQFHLYWLDPLAGAIVGLIICKTAWDIFREATHTLTDGFHPNELHEIKESIDTHPDVMDIKDVKGRLHGNQALIEATIYVDPTMTVEQSHEITDHIEEELKEKHDVPHAHIHIEPYENDDKKNGT from the coding sequence ATGGACCCATATTTAAAATATAAAGAAGGAGAAAAAGGGGCATGGCTTAGCATCATTACCTATTTCCTTCTCGCAATCAGTAAATTAGTGGTTGCTTCCATTGGTGATTCTTCCGCATTACGAGCTGACGGTTTAAATAATGCAACGGATGTTATCGCATCTGTTGCTGTTCTGGTCGGATTAAAAATTTCTCGAAAGCCACCTGATGATGATCACCATTACGGGCATTTCCGAGCGGAGATGATCGCATCGCTAATCGCTTCTTTTATCATGATTACCATCGGCTTGCAAGTATTAATCGATACTGTACGAAGTATTATTGCACAAGATTTTTCACAACCAGATATGTTAACGGCCTGGACAGCACTAGGTGCCGCCATCGTGATGCTGTTCGTTTATCGATATAATTTACGATTAGGGAAAAAAATTAACAGTTCCGCCTTACAAGCCGCAGCCCAAGATAATAAATCGGATGCACTTGTCAGTATCGGTGCCTTTGTCGGTATCATCGGTGCACAGTTCCATCTCTATTGGCTCGATCCCCTAGCCGGTGCCATTGTAGGATTAATTATTTGTAAAACCGCTTGGGATATTTTTAGAGAAGCAACACACACCTTAACAGACGGATTCCATCCAAATGAATTACACGAAATTAAAGAAAGCATCGATACCCATCCAGACGTGATGGATATTAAAGATGTAAAAGGTCGTCTGCACGGAAATCAGGCATTGATCGAAGCAACTATTTACGTTGATCCAACGATGACCGTGGAGCAAAGTCATGAAATAACCGACCATATCGAAGAAGAATTAAAAGAAAAACACGACGTGCCTCATGCACACATTCATATTGAACCATATGAAAACGATGATAAGAAAAACGGAACATAA
- a CDS encoding IDEAL domain-containing protein → MKKHKVSYQLKVFSMNQKQVLKAKREIPFEIQLASQLVLDDLCFSWNKARLEEKINQSIDDHNKEAFEELSKTYSSYIWES, encoded by the coding sequence ATGAAGAAACATAAGGTAAGTTATCAATTGAAAGTGTTTAGCATGAATCAGAAACAGGTACTTAAAGCAAAGCGAGAAATACCTTTCGAAATTCAGTTGGCATCTCAGTTAGTATTAGACGATCTTTGTTTTAGTTGGAATAAGGCACGCTTAGAAGAAAAGATAAATCAATCCATTGACGATCACAATAAAGAAGCTTTTGAAGAATTGAGTAAGACTTACAGCAGCTATATATGGGAATCTTAG
- a CDS encoding M15 family metallopeptidase, producing MRKYIILLLLITLVTVVSGCQQKQYSAENTDKSNINTEHKSEPVSLMGEEEEPDQENETSSEEDTEADKKEALEVVENPASVSIVVNKQRKLPDGYEPPDLVEADVSYYAPEGDPKRLIRQEAAGALESLFAAAKQEGLELVAVSGYRSYQRQKVIYENNVAANGQEHADKFSAKPGTSEHQTGLAMDVASAALVSVLEQSFIETDEGQWLEDHAHEHGFIIRYPEGKEDITGYSYEPWHLRYVGKDIASEIYEAQSTLEEYFGLLP from the coding sequence ATGAGAAAATACATTATTTTACTATTGCTGATTACGCTTGTCACAGTTGTCAGTGGATGCCAGCAAAAGCAGTACTCAGCAGAGAATACGGACAAGTCGAATATTAACACAGAGCACAAAAGTGAACCTGTCTCATTAATGGGGGAAGAGGAAGAACCTGATCAAGAAAATGAAACCTCTTCAGAAGAAGACACTGAAGCAGATAAGAAAGAAGCATTAGAAGTGGTCGAAAATCCGGCAAGTGTTTCCATCGTAGTTAATAAACAACGGAAATTACCGGATGGGTATGAACCTCCAGATTTAGTGGAGGCAGATGTGTCGTATTATGCACCAGAAGGAGATCCGAAGCGCTTAATACGTCAGGAAGCTGCCGGTGCATTAGAATCATTATTCGCAGCTGCCAAACAGGAAGGACTGGAATTGGTCGCAGTTTCAGGCTATCGTTCTTACCAGCGTCAAAAAGTAATTTACGAAAATAATGTTGCAGCCAATGGCCAGGAACATGCCGATAAATTTTCTGCAAAACCAGGTACAAGTGAGCATCAAACAGGCTTAGCTATGGATGTTGCCTCAGCAGCATTAGTATCCGTTTTAGAACAAAGCTTTATCGAGACAGATGAGGGACAATGGCTGGAGGATCATGCACATGAACACGGCTTTATCATCCGTTATCCAGAAGGTAAAGAAGACATAACAGGCTACAGTTATGAACCGTGGCATTTGCGTTATGTGGGAAAAGACATAGCTTCAGAAATTTACGAGGCCCAATCCACACTAGAAGAATATTTCGGCTTACTACCTTAA
- the yabG gene encoding sporulation peptidase YabG: protein MKLMTGMLVTRYSHDHDIVFRIKNINGEKVLLHGEDLRLEADAPVDDVRVLPEEDIRKRQEEIKEQEEYSYRLFRQDYQLMKEKKDVEHKKEEPRNVQRFQLPVKVLHIDGDRLYLKKCIELYQRLGLQVHGMYIPENELPIEMEKLIKKVQPEILVITGHDAYSESKGSKKDIGAYRNTRYFVEAVRQARAWAPNLDQLIIFAGACQSHFESLIRAGANFASSPDRVNIHALDPVYIVAKVAYTPFMEKVNVYEVLKNTFTGEKGLGGMETKGLYRTGLPYVETN, encoded by the coding sequence GTGAAACTGATGACAGGAATGCTTGTAACTAGATATTCTCATGATCACGATATTGTATTTCGAATTAAAAATATAAATGGCGAAAAAGTTTTATTACATGGTGAGGATTTACGGCTGGAAGCGGACGCGCCGGTTGACGATGTCCGTGTATTACCCGAAGAAGATATTCGAAAAAGACAGGAAGAGATTAAAGAACAGGAAGAATATTCCTATCGCCTTTTTCGTCAAGACTATCAACTGATGAAGGAAAAAAAAGACGTAGAACATAAGAAAGAAGAGCCGCGCAATGTTCAACGGTTTCAATTGCCTGTTAAAGTGTTGCATATAGACGGGGACCGATTATATTTAAAGAAGTGTATTGAATTGTACCAGAGACTTGGATTACAGGTTCATGGCATGTATATTCCCGAAAATGAACTGCCAATTGAAATGGAAAAATTAATTAAGAAAGTCCAGCCCGAAATTCTTGTCATCACTGGTCATGATGCCTATTCAGAATCAAAAGGCAGCAAGAAAGATATCGGTGCTTACCGTAATACGCGTTATTTTGTGGAAGCAGTACGCCAGGCGAGAGCATGGGCACCGAACTTAGATCAACTGATTATCTTTGCCGGTGCCTGCCAATCACATTTTGAATCATTAATACGCGCGGGTGCCAACTTTGCAAGTTCGCCTGATCGTGTCAACATACATGCATTAGATCCAGTATATATTGTGGCGAAGGTAGCGTATACCCCTTTTATGGAGAAAGTGAATGTTTATGAAGTGCTCAAAAATACATTTACTGGTGAAAAAGGATTGGGCGGAATGGAAACAAAAGGTTTGTATCGAACCGGCTTGCCTTATGTAGAGACAAATTAA
- the fumC gene encoding class II fumarate hydratase, producing the protein MDFRIERDTIGEIKVASDKYWGAQTQRSKENFPIGNETMPKEIIEGFAILKRSAAIVNSELGLMEKVKADAIKHAADRILAGELYDHFPLVVWQTGSGTQSNMNVNEVIAFVGNEWLEAQNSDVTLHPNDDVNKSQSSNDTYPTALHIAAVRKVEEVVLPSLATLKETLKEKMEAFDDIVKIGRTHLQDATPLTLGQEISGWHRMLEKTEAMLKDSIPYVKELAIGGTAVGTGLNAHPEFSERVTVQISEYTGKSFVSAPNKFHALTSHDELVYAHGALKGLAADLMKIANDVRWLASGPRCGIGEINIPANEPGSSIMPGKVNPTQSEAITMVATQVMGNDAAIGFAASQGNFELNVFKPVIAYNFLQSAQLLADSMLSFNDRCVIGLEPNHEQIEKNLNDSLMLVTALNPHIGYENAAKIAKKAFADNTTLKEAAVELELLTEQQFDEWINPEEMTYPK; encoded by the coding sequence ATGGATTTCCGTATTGAACGAGATACAATCGGAGAAATAAAAGTAGCAAGTGATAAATATTGGGGGGCACAGACGCAACGAAGCAAAGAAAATTTTCCAATCGGTAATGAGACAATGCCGAAAGAAATTATTGAAGGCTTTGCTATTTTAAAGAGAAGTGCTGCCATCGTTAACAGTGAGCTGGGATTAATGGAAAAAGTGAAAGCGGATGCGATTAAGCACGCTGCTGATCGTATTTTAGCTGGTGAGTTATATGATCATTTTCCATTAGTTGTATGGCAAACCGGAAGTGGTACACAATCTAACATGAACGTTAATGAAGTGATCGCTTTTGTTGGAAATGAATGGTTGGAAGCACAGAATAGTGATGTTACTCTTCACCCGAATGATGATGTCAATAAATCACAAAGCTCGAATGACACATATCCAACCGCTTTACATATTGCAGCTGTCAGAAAAGTCGAAGAAGTCGTATTACCATCTTTAGCGACACTTAAAGAAACATTAAAAGAGAAGATGGAAGCGTTTGACGATATCGTAAAGATCGGCCGTACACACTTGCAAGATGCGACACCATTAACACTAGGTCAAGAAATTAGTGGATGGCACCGTATGTTAGAAAAAACAGAAGCCATGCTAAAGGATAGTATTCCTTATGTGAAAGAATTAGCTATTGGTGGAACCGCAGTTGGAACAGGACTTAATGCACATCCGGAATTTTCTGAGCGTGTAACGGTTCAAATCAGTGAATATACTGGTAAATCATTTGTATCAGCACCGAATAAATTTCATGCACTGACAAGCCATGATGAATTGGTTTATGCACATGGTGCGTTAAAAGGACTTGCAGCTGATTTAATGAAAATTGCTAATGATGTTCGTTGGTTAGCTAGTGGTCCACGTTGTGGTATTGGTGAAATTAATATCCCTGCTAATGAGCCAGGAAGCTCGATTATGCCAGGAAAGGTGAATCCAACGCAGAGTGAAGCAATTACGATGGTAGCAACACAGGTGATGGGAAATGACGCAGCGATAGGTTTTGCTGCTAGTCAAGGTAACTTTGAATTAAATGTTTTTAAACCTGTGATCGCCTATAATTTCTTGCAATCTGCCCAACTTTTAGCGGATAGTATGCTATCTTTTAATGATCGTTGTGTCATAGGATTAGAGCCAAACCATGAACAAATTGAAAAGAATTTAAATGATTCCTTAATGTTAGTAACAGCCCTAAATCCACATATCGGATATGAAAATGCTGCGAAAATTGCGAAGAAAGCTTTTGCTGATAATACGACGTTAAAAGAAGCAGCAGTAGAATTAGAGCTGTTAACAGAGCAGCAATTTGATGAATGGATTAATCCAGAAGAAATGACTTATCCGAAGTAA
- a CDS encoding alpha/beta-type small acid-soluble spore protein, whose product MATNQSNQLVVPGVEQALDQMKYEIAQEFGVSLGADTTARANGSVGGEITKRLVTMAEQQFGGTPK is encoded by the coding sequence ATGGCAACTAACCAATCAAATCAACTAGTTGTTCCTGGCGTAGAGCAAGCACTAGACCAAATGAAATATGAGATTGCTCAAGAATTTGGCGTAAGTTTAGGTGCAGATACAACTGCTCGTGCTAACGGTTCTGTTGGTGGTGAAATCACTAAACGTTTAGTAACAATGGCAGAACAACAATTCGGTGGAACACCAAAATAA
- a CDS encoding ABC transporter ATP-binding protein encodes MAELSLRNIDKVYNKDEGKAVDNFNLEIKDKEFIVFVGPSGCGKSTTLRMIAGLEEISGGEFYIDDKLMNEVAPKDRDIAMVFQNYALYPHMNVYDNMAFGLKLRKFKKDEIERRVKEAARILGLEAYLDRKPKALSGGQRQRVALGRAIVRDAKVFLMDEPLSNLDAKLRVQMRAEIQKLHHRLQTTTIYVTHDQTEAMTMATRLVVLKDGIIQQVGAPKEVYDKPNNIFVGGFIGSPAMNFFNGTLEDGQIDLGETKVEVPEGKMKILRDQGYVGKELVLGVRPEDIHDEPVFLDANPGKKITATIDVSELMGSESYLYSSLNGQEFVARVDSRTDINGGEKIDLAFDMHKSHFFDKDSEARIK; translated from the coding sequence ATGGCAGAATTATCATTACGTAATATTGACAAAGTTTATAACAAAGATGAAGGTAAAGCAGTAGACAATTTCAACCTGGAAATTAAGGACAAAGAATTTATCGTATTCGTTGGTCCATCAGGTTGTGGTAAATCAACTACACTTCGTATGATCGCTGGTCTTGAAGAAATCTCTGGTGGAGAATTCTACATTGATGATAAATTAATGAATGAAGTAGCTCCTAAAGACCGCGATATCGCGATGGTATTCCAAAACTACGCGCTATATCCACACATGAACGTATATGATAACATGGCTTTCGGTCTTAAACTTCGTAAGTTCAAGAAAGATGAAATCGAACGTCGTGTAAAAGAAGCAGCTCGTATTCTAGGTCTTGAAGCATATTTAGATCGTAAACCAAAAGCACTTTCCGGTGGTCAGCGTCAGCGTGTTGCCTTAGGACGTGCAATCGTTCGTGATGCGAAAGTATTCTTGATGGATGAGCCTTTATCCAACCTTGATGCAAAACTTCGTGTGCAGATGCGTGCGGAAATCCAAAAATTACACCACCGTCTGCAAACAACAACTATTTACGTTACACACGATCAAACAGAAGCAATGACAATGGCAACTCGTCTTGTTGTACTAAAAGACGGTATTATCCAACAAGTTGGTGCTCCTAAAGAAGTATACGATAAGCCAAACAATATTTTCGTTGGTGGTTTCATCGGTTCACCTGCAATGAACTTCTTCAACGGTACATTAGAAGACGGTCAAATTGATCTTGGTGAAACAAAAGTTGAAGTACCAGAAGGTAAAATGAAAATACTTCGTGACCAAGGTTATGTAGGTAAAGAACTCGTATTAGGTGTTCGTCCGGAGGATATTCATGATGAACCGGTATTCTTAGATGCGAATCCTGGTAAGAAAATTACTGCTACAATCGATGTTTCTGAATTAATGGGTTCTGAGTCTTATCTGTATTCTTCATTAAACGGTCAAGAGTTCGTGGCTCGTGTTGATTCTCGTACTGATATTAACGGTGGGGAAAAAATCGATCTTGCTTTCGATATGCACAAATCACACTTCTTTGATAAAGATTCTGAAGCACGTATTAAGTAA
- a CDS encoding PucR family transcriptional regulator → MLEQLQQMFPNLITHHDEPTLNTLTYNWYVTPDNDIIGLPKAELTKREHELLDILLSPYKANQPPTTDREQQWMDILFHQEIPKQMIEEKMTAFHFIYFSLSDESVDPESFREAINGLFPRHTSILWENNHEGVIIQEDIPSSDDTVSYSEIIEVLTTDFYINIKLFIGPTIHDIQYAFDLYQWIKKCYHHTSRYNHGALHYIKAIPYLYSINISENEQKLMTYSILHKVRDDEELLKTVQVFLESNSNTTLAAKKMYMHRNSLQYRVDKFIEKTTIDVKQFDGAIAVYLCLLMRNK, encoded by the coding sequence ATGTTAGAACAATTACAGCAAATGTTTCCTAATCTTATTACCCATCATGACGAACCTACATTGAATACACTAACGTATAACTGGTATGTGACGCCTGATAACGACATTATCGGGTTGCCAAAAGCAGAATTAACGAAGCGCGAGCATGAACTATTGGATATCTTACTAAGTCCTTATAAAGCAAATCAACCTCCTACAACAGATCGTGAACAACAATGGATGGACATCTTGTTTCATCAGGAGATTCCTAAACAAATGATTGAAGAAAAGATGACAGCATTCCATTTTATTTATTTTTCCTTATCAGATGAATCAGTCGATCCCGAATCATTCCGAGAAGCGATAAATGGTTTATTTCCACGGCACACTTCGATTCTTTGGGAGAATAATCATGAAGGTGTCATCATTCAGGAGGACATTCCATCCAGTGATGATACCGTATCTTACTCTGAAATCATTGAAGTACTAACGACAGACTTTTATATTAATATTAAATTATTTATCGGTCCGACAATTCATGATATTCAATATGCTTTTGATTTATATCAGTGGATCAAAAAATGCTACCATCATACGAGCAGATATAATCATGGTGCACTTCATTATATAAAAGCGATTCCTTATCTTTATTCTATAAACATTTCAGAAAACGAACAAAAACTGATGACATATTCCATTTTACATAAAGTACGAGACGATGAAGAATTGTTAAAAACTGTACAAGTTTTTTTAGAATCCAATTCCAATACAACCCTTGCAGCCAAAAAAATGTACATGCATCGCAACAGTCTGCAATATCGCGTGGACAAATTCATCGAAAAAACAACGATCGATGTAAAGCAATTTGATGGTGCCATCGCAGTGTACTTATGCCTGTTGATGCGAAATAAGTAA
- a CDS encoding YheC/YheD family protein: MRSLFEMKSYPNNKNRLIVPKQYYASIKDCTTLQHGMQKIPCDILSHQRNDNTIYLSSAIMEHFHIKRNSKMMIDTDEAELFLYYQLGVLVHRAPQQLNNERLFQEMARIGHTLGFETILFSYQQVASTSNSLTGFVWKNQWKAMHTEIPPVIYNRIPNRKLEAHVMVKHVKQYLTTTSIIFNPDFFHKWQVYETLISDDRVNYLLPDTTFHPSIETLEQKLEQHPVYVQAYQENASQPVYLEKITETEFFVSRKNEQTTFSDLTKLCKQYFRDGLPRYVVQDAVDLQHHQQNPAYLRAYVQRDRTWQLTLLYGKDTLTNTLIPVHHLINKNMTQKIKKMAITIAKVLEHKFNGEIGELGFDIGLDNEQRLWLLEVHAKPTWYVFDHPAFATKAQSYFTALFGYALSATPRSE, from the coding sequence GTGCGTTCTTTATTTGAAATGAAGTCTTATCCGAATAATAAAAACCGCCTGATTGTGCCGAAACAGTACTATGCTTCCATTAAAGACTGCACCACTCTTCAACATGGTATGCAAAAAATTCCGTGTGACATCTTAAGTCATCAACGAAATGATAATACGATATATTTATCCTCTGCCATCATGGAACACTTTCATATCAAAAGAAATAGTAAAATGATGATCGATACAGATGAAGCGGAATTATTTCTGTATTATCAACTTGGTGTTTTGGTCCACCGGGCTCCGCAACAGCTTAACAATGAACGATTATTTCAGGAAATGGCACGAATCGGTCATACATTAGGGTTTGAGACGATTCTGTTCAGCTACCAGCAAGTCGCATCCACTTCTAATAGTTTGACCGGTTTCGTGTGGAAAAATCAATGGAAAGCAATGCACACAGAAATTCCACCCGTTATCTACAATCGCATTCCTAACCGTAAATTAGAAGCACATGTGATGGTCAAGCACGTCAAGCAGTACTTAACCACAACTTCTATTATATTTAATCCTGATTTTTTTCACAAATGGCAAGTATACGAAACGTTAATCAGTGATGATCGGGTCAACTATCTGTTACCTGATACCACTTTTCATCCATCTATTGAGACATTAGAACAAAAGCTTGAACAACATCCTGTTTACGTACAGGCGTATCAGGAGAATGCCTCCCAACCAGTTTATCTGGAAAAAATAACAGAGACAGAATTCTTTGTCTCGCGTAAGAATGAACAAACGACTTTTTCTGATTTGACCAAGCTATGCAAGCAATATTTTCGTGATGGACTCCCACGTTATGTTGTGCAAGATGCGGTTGATTTGCAACATCACCAGCAAAATCCTGCTTATCTACGTGCATATGTTCAACGAGATCGAACTTGGCAATTAACCCTTTTGTATGGCAAAGACACGCTTACCAACACGCTTATACCTGTTCATCATCTTATTAACAAAAACATGACACAAAAAATTAAGAAAATGGCAATTACAATAGCTAAAGTGTTAGAACACAAATTTAATGGAGAAATTGGCGAATTAGGATTTGATATCGGATTAGACAATGAACAAAGGCTTTGGTTGCTCGAAGTTCATGCGAAGCCTACCTGGTATGTGTTTGACCATCCAGCATTTGCGACAAAAGCACAATCTTATTTTACGGCATTATTCGGGTATGCTTTATCTGCCACACCACGCTCTGAATGA
- a CDS encoding haloacid dehalogenase type II, with translation MNTTIKALVFDVYGTLFDVYSVETKCDEIFGQKGKEVSILWRRKQLEYSFLRQLMGQYQPFKQVTEDALIYALQYYNLDYDDSQLQELMDAYTTLKYYPEVTNVLEKMKDKQLAVFSNGSRDMLEPLIEKSGLLNYFDAIISVDDIKQYKPTPASYTHVLNVLGVERKEVLFMSSNGWDISGAKNFGFQTAWINRGQAPTEVLNLVPHGEYDDLRGILEWEE, from the coding sequence ATGAACACAACGATTAAGGCACTTGTCTTCGATGTTTACGGGACATTATTTGATGTATATTCTGTTGAAACAAAATGCGATGAGATCTTTGGGCAAAAAGGAAAAGAAGTAAGTATTCTTTGGCGTAGAAAGCAATTGGAATATTCGTTTTTGCGACAGTTAATGGGGCAATACCAGCCATTTAAACAGGTTACTGAAGACGCATTGATCTATGCTTTACAGTATTACAATCTGGATTACGATGACAGTCAGCTGCAAGAACTGATGGATGCTTATACAACATTAAAGTATTATCCAGAAGTCACGAATGTATTAGAGAAAATGAAGGATAAGCAATTAGCTGTTTTCTCAAATGGTTCAAGAGATATGCTCGAGCCTTTAATTGAGAAATCCGGTTTATTAAACTATTTTGATGCAATTATAAGTGTGGATGATATCAAACAATATAAACCAACCCCGGCTTCTTATACGCATGTACTAAATGTACTAGGTGTGGAGCGAAAAGAAGTGTTGTTTATGTCATCGAATGGCTGGGATATTTCCGGAGCGAAAAATTTTGGTTTTCAAACCGCATGGATTAACCGTGGGCAGGCTCCGACTGAAGTATTAAACCTGGTTCCGCATGGCGAGTATGATGATTTGCGTGGTATTCTTGAATGGGAAGAATGA
- a CDS encoding DUF445 domain-containing protein, with amino-acid sequence MDEIITIVVMVVIGAFIGGLTNSIAIKMLFRPYEAKYIGKWKVPFTPGVIPKRRDQLAKQLGELVVKHLLTRESIELKLTDPALKQQVQRKLEKEWELFLEKEHSVHQLAERFKLPVESHQVQTAIADKVVQQLDQFLQENKQLQLKNWLESAISEQDVDAAAQLLRIKAIELLNKEETQEKMESIIKQYAASKGFLGNMVLSMFSSDELAIKILRLVTEYLQSQDGVQWLNHAVSKEWEAWLDKELQIIEPFFKKADTQHLIKAMIIDNIPADDWLDHPVQVYLTPFSDQIKEKVLPVLVEQLFVKLAESVPSMLAQLGIEKMVEQQVTSFPTSRLEEIILSISRKEFKLITYLGALLGGFIGLFQAILFIVV; translated from the coding sequence TTGGATGAAATCATAACAATTGTTGTAATGGTTGTTATCGGTGCATTTATCGGTGGATTGACAAATTCTATCGCTATTAAAATGCTGTTTCGACCATACGAGGCAAAATACATTGGTAAGTGGAAGGTTCCTTTCACCCCGGGGGTTATCCCAAAAAGACGTGATCAATTAGCGAAACAGCTTGGTGAATTAGTTGTAAAGCATTTGCTGACGAGAGAGAGCATCGAATTAAAATTAACCGATCCTGCACTAAAGCAACAAGTGCAACGTAAATTAGAAAAAGAATGGGAGCTTTTCTTGGAGAAGGAACATTCTGTACACCAGTTGGCAGAAAGATTTAAACTCCCTGTGGAATCTCATCAGGTACAAACAGCTATCGCGGACAAGGTAGTTCAACAGTTAGACCAGTTTTTACAGGAAAATAAACAGTTGCAGCTAAAAAATTGGCTTGAATCAGCCATTTCTGAGCAAGACGTAGATGCTGCAGCACAATTACTGCGAATCAAAGCGATTGAGTTATTAAATAAAGAAGAGACACAAGAGAAGATGGAGTCGATTATCAAGCAATATGCAGCATCCAAAGGGTTTCTTGGGAATATGGTATTGTCGATGTTTTCGAGTGATGAACTCGCCATCAAAATTCTGAGGCTAGTGACCGAATACTTACAATCACAGGATGGAGTGCAATGGTTAAATCATGCTGTATCAAAAGAGTGGGAAGCATGGTTAGATAAAGAACTGCAAATCATTGAACCATTTTTTAAAAAAGCCGATACACAGCATTTAATCAAAGCTATGATCATAGACAATATACCTGCCGATGATTGGCTGGATCATCCTGTTCAGGTTTACCTCACCCCTTTTTCGGATCAGATAAAAGAAAAGGTGTTACCGGTACTTGTGGAACAGCTCTTTGTGAAATTGGCAGAAAGCGTTCCGTCAATGCTAGCACAACTGGGCATTGAGAAAATGGTCGAACAGCAAGTAACATCGTTCCCAACGTCAAGGTTAGAGGAAATTATTCTATCTATTTCACGTAAGGAGTTTAAATTAATCACGTATCTTGGTGCCTTACTAGGTGGTTTTATTGGGTTATTTCAGGCCATTCTCTTTATCGTGGTTTAA
- a CDS encoding YlbF family regulator, producing the protein MSNVYDTAHELEKAIAESEEYKDLKAAYDKVMSDPNSKQMFDNFRNTQLELQQKQMQGMEITEEEVEKAKQVVELVQQHEDISKLMEQEQRVNVLVNELSRIITKPLEELYGANEQQ; encoded by the coding sequence ATGTCAAATGTTTATGACACAGCACACGAGCTGGAAAAAGCTATTGCAGAAAGCGAAGAGTATAAGGATTTAAAAGCAGCTTACGATAAAGTAATGAGTGATCCAAACTCTAAGCAAATGTTCGATAATTTCCGTAATACCCAGTTAGAATTACAGCAAAAGCAAATGCAAGGTATGGAAATTACCGAAGAAGAAGTAGAAAAAGCAAAGCAAGTTGTAGAGCTTGTTCAACAACATGAGGATATTTCTAAACTAATGGAACAAGAGCAACGTGTGAATGTGTTAGTTAACGAACTTAGCAGAATCATTACGAAACCACTAGAAGAACTTTATGGTGCCAACGAGCAGCAATAA